The stretch of DNA CGGCTGCACCAGTACCACAACAACGTGGCGGTCTCCTACGGCGGACGCAAGGTCACGATCGACAAGAACGTCCTCACCGTGGGTGGCGGCTCCAGGGCCAAGAAGGAGCAGAAGGTCTGCGGCATCACGCCCACGCTGAAGCGCTACCGCAGTCTCAAGGCGGGCTCGCGCGGCGGCGACGTGAAGCTGCTGCAGTGCCTGCTCAAGCGCGCCGGCCACAGGGCCACCGTCACCGGCCGCTGGAACGCGCGGACCACGAAGGCCGTCAACTCCTACCGTGCCTCGCTCGGCTGGAAGCAGACCTCGTCGGTGTCGCGTCCGCTGTGGACCGCCCTGCTGTCGCGCGGCAAGACGCCGATCGCGCTCAAGCGGGGCAAGGTGGGCGAGCCCGTGCACCGGCTCCAGCGCACGCTGCGCGCCGCGGGCCACTCGGTCTCGGTGACGGGCATCTACGACGCCCGCACCGCCGGTGCGGTGCGCGCGTACCGCAGGAACGTGGGGCTGCCGGGCTACCAGACGGCCGACCGTCGCGTGTGGGCCTCGCTGCAGGCCGGACGCCGCTGACGGCTCAGGTGCGCGGCGCGGTCAGCATGATCCCGCCGAGCCCCACGAGCATCGCCCCACCGGTGCGCCGCACGGCGGTGAGCCGGCGGGGCGAACGCACGAACCAGGCGCGCGCCGTGCCCGCCAGCAGCGCCCAGCCCGAGTCGCACACGATCGCGATGAGCAGGAAGAGCACGCCGAGCACGAGCATCTGCGCACCGATGGCCCCGGCCCCGAAGTCCACGAACTGCGGCAGCACGGCCACGAAGAAGACGATCGTCTTGGGGTTGGTGACGCCGACGACGAAGCCCTCGGCGAGGCTGCGCCACGGCGAGTCGGTGGTGCCGCCGTCCTCGGCGGCCGCCAGATCGATCCTCCCGTGACGGAGGGCCTGGATCCCCAGATGGATGAGGTAGGCGGCGCCCAGCACCTTCACGACGGTGAACACCACGGCCGAGCCGGCGACGATCGCGCCGAGCCCGAGGGCCACGGCCACGACGAGCGGCAGGCCCCCCAGGCCGTTGCCCACGACACTGAGGATCCCTGCGCGGCGTCCGTGCGCCAGCGACCGGCCGATGACGAACAGGACGCTCGGGCCGGGCACGAGGATCAGGACCAGCGACGCGAGGGAGAACGCCAGCAGGGTCTCGGGACTGGGCATGGATGAACAGTAGTCCTGCACGCGGGCACCCCGGGGACGACGAACGGCCCACCCGGAGTCCGGGTGGGCCGTTCGCGTGTTCGGTCGATCAGTGCATGACGACCGGGGGCTGGCCCTGGTCGTCGAGCAGCCGGACCGGCTCGCTCTTGCGGGGCAGGAACGCGACCGGGATCAGCGTCACCAGGAGCACCGCGAAGGCCACCCAGTAGGACTGCTCGAACGCGTGGGCCAGATCGTTGAACCCGGCCTGCAGCTGGTCGGGCGTGACGCCCAGCAGCGAGACGAGCTCCGCGCCACGGTCGGTGTGCGAACCGGCCGCCAGCTGCGCGGGCGTGAGGCCCTCCTCGACGCCCGGGATCTTCTCCGAGCCGGGGATGATCGAGCCCTTCTGCATGCCGTTGGTCAGCACGACCGAGATGACCGCGATGCCCGAGGCGCTGGCGACCTGCTGCACGACGTTCAGCAACGTCGAGCCGCGCGCCACCTCGTGGGAGGTGAGGGTCTTGAGCGCCGAGGTGAAGATCGGCATCATCGTGGCGCCCATGCCCAGTCCCATGACGAACAACCACAGGATGATCTGCCAGTACGGGGTGCTGGGCTCGGTGCTCATCGCCACGCCGAACATGCCGACGAGGATGCCGATGAAGCCGAACGGGACGATCCGCCCGACCGGGATCCGGTCGACGAGCGCGCCGGCGATCGGCATCGTCAGCATCGCGCCGATGCCCTGCGGGGCCACCAGGATGCCGGCCATCATGACCGACTCCCCGTGCACCTGCTGGAAGTACGTGGGCACCAGCAGCAGCGCGCCGAAGAAGGCGCTGGCGAACAGGAACATCACGATGAGCGACACGCGCAGGTTGCGGTTGCCGAGCAGCCGCAGGTCGAGCAGCGGGTGCTTGGGCTTGAACGACCAGACGACGAACGCACCGATCAGCATCAGGCCGATGACGGTCGGGACGATCACCTTGCTGGCGAGCGCCGTGCCCTCGCCGGGGATGGACGAGATGCCGTACAGCAGCAGCGCCAGGCCGGGCGACATCAGCAGCATGCCGACGACGTCGAGCGACTCGCTCGGCTCGGGGGCGTCCTTCGGCAGCACGCGGGCGGCGTAGACCAGGCCGATCGCGCCGATCGGCAGGTTGATGAGGAACACCCAGTGCCAGGACGCGGCGTCGATGAGGATGCCGCCGATGATCGGGCCGAGGATGGGGCCGAGCAGCATCGGGATGCCCAGGATCGCCATGAGGCGACCCATGCGGTGCGGGCCGGCGGCCCGGGTCATGATCGTCATGCCCAGCGGCATCAGCATGCCGCCGCCGAGGCCCTGGAGCACACGGAAGGCGATGAGCGACTCGATGTTCCACGCCGCGGCGCACAGGACGGAGCCGAGCGTGAACAGCGCGATCGCCGTCATGTAGAGGCGCTTGGTGCCGAAGCGGTCGGCGGCCCAGCCGGTGAGCGGGATGACGGCCGCGAGCGCCAGCATGTACGCGGTGGCCGTCCAGGCGACGGTCGCGTACGCGAGCGGCTCGCCGTCGGTGGACAGCTCGGTCTGGAACGTGGGCAGCGCGACGTTCACGACCGTGACGTCCAGGATGGACATGATCGCGCCGAGCACCACCACCCCGGCGACCTTGAGGATCTCCGGGGTGATCTTGTCGTCGTCGTCGATGACGACGTCTTCAGGAGGACTGGCTGACATCTGGTTCTTCCTTCGAAAGTGGCTTGAGGGCCTCGACGAGAGCGAGGCACTGTGCGGTGTCGAGGTCGTCGAGCAGCGTGCGCACGGCGTCCTCCTTCGACTTGAGGTGGCTCTGCGCCAGACTCCGACCGCGATCGGTGACGGCGACGAGCTTGACCCTTCGGTCCTCCGGGTTCTCGGTGCGCACGAGAAGCTTCTTGCGCACCAGCTGCTCGACGTTGCGACCCGCCGAGGCCGCCGACAACCCCACCGCCTCGGCGAGGTCGCCGATGGCGACCGGATGGTCGTGATGGGCGAGCGCGAAGACCAGTCTGGCCTGCGTGAAGGACAGTTTCAGGCCCGCGACCGTCTCCAGTGACTCACCCTCGGCCGTCGTGAAGACCTGCCCGAGGAATCCTCGGACGGCGTCGAACGCGCAGGCGTGGGGTGAGTCGTTCATGGCTCGAGAATACTAACGCACGTGCAACTATTGCGAGGGCGTGACCTTCGTTACGCCCTGCGTGGACCGGGAGTTTCAGAACCTGCCGTAGAATTGCGCGAGTGCCTACACGCTCTGATCTGCGCAATGTCGCCATCGTCGCCCACGTCGACCATGGCAAGACCACTCTCGTCGACGCGATGCTGCAACAGCAGGGCGCGTACTCCGACCACCAGGAAGTGACCGATCGGGTCATGGACTCGGGTGATCTCGAGCGCGAGAAGGGCATCACGATCCTCGCGAAGAACACCGCGGTCAAGTACTACGGACCCGGCACCGAGGACATCCCCGGCAACGCCGTCACGATCAACATCATCGACACCCCCGGCCACGCCGACTTCGGTGGCGAGGTCGAGCGCGGCCTGTCGATGGTCGACGCCGTCGTGCTGCTGGTCGACGCCTCCGAGGGCCCGCTGCCCCAGACCCGCTTCGTGCTGCGCAAGGCGCTGCTGGCGAAGATGCCCGTCATCCTGGTCGTGAACAAGGTCGACCGTCCCGACGCCCGCATCGCCGAGGTCGTCGACGAGACGTACGACCTCTTCATGGACCTGCTGCCCGAGGACGCCGCCGACGACGCGCTCGACTTCCCCGTCGTCTACGCCTCGGGCAAGGCCGGCATCGCCTCGCTGGAGAAGCCCGAGGACGGCACACTGCCCGCCGGCGAGAACCTCATCCCGCTGTTCCAGACGATCATGGAGCACGTCCCGGCCCCCGAGTACACCGAGGGCGCGCCGCTGCAGGCGCACGTCACCAACCTCGACTCCTCCCCCTTCCTGGGCCGCCTGGCGCTCGTGCGCGTCGAGGAGGGCGAGCTCAAGAAGGGCCAGCAGGTCGCGTGGATGAAGCGCGACGGCTCGGTCGACCGCGTCAAGATCACCGAGCTGCTCATCACCGAGGCCCTCGACCGCAAGCCGGGCGAGAAGGCCGGCCCCGGCGACATCGTCGCCATCGCGGGCATCAGCGACATCAACATCGGTGAGACCCTGGCCGACCCCGAGAACCCGGTCGCGCTGCCGCTCATCCACGTCGACGAGCCCGCGATCTCGATGACCATCGGCACCAACACCTCGCCGCTGGCCGGTCGCGAGAAGGGCACGAAGGTCACCGCCCGCCTCGTCAAGGACCGCCTGGAGTCCGAGCTGATCGGCAACGTCTCGATCCGCGTGCTGCCCACCGAGCGTCCCGACGCGTGGGAGGTCCAGGGCCGCGGCGAGCTGGCGCTGGCCATCCTCGTCGAGCAGATGCGTCGCGAGGGCTACGAGCTGACCGTCGGCAAGCCGCAGGTGGTCACGCGCGAGATCAACGGCAAGCTGCACGAGCCCGTCGAGCGCCTCACGATCGACGCGCCCGAGGAGTACCTCGGCACGATCACCCAGCTGCTGGCCGTCCGCAAGGGCCGCATGGAGCAGATGGTCAACCACGGCACCGGCTGGGTCCGCATGGAGTTCCTGGTCCCGGCGCGCGGCCTGATCGGCTTCCGCACCGAGTTCCTCACCGACACCCGCGGCACCGGCATCGCCCACCACATCTCCGAGGGCTACGAGCCCTGGTTCGGCGAGATCTCCACGCGCCCCTCGGGCTCGCTGGTGGCCGACCGCGCCGGCGCCGTCACCTCGTTCGCCATGACCAACCTCCAGGAGCGCGGCACGCTGTTCGTCGAGCCCGCCACCGAGGTCTACGAGGGCATGATCGTCGGCGAGAACTCCCGCGATGACGACATGGACGTCAACATCACCAAGGAGAAGAAGCAGACCAACATCCGCTCGGCCACCTCGGACAACTTCGAGAAGGTCATTCCGCCGAAGAAGCTCTCGCTCGAGCAGTGCCTGGAGTTCTGCCGCGAGGACGAGTGCGTCGAGGTCACCCCGGCCAACGTGCGCATCCGCAAGGTGGTCCTGGACGCCGGCGAGCGCTCCCGCACCGCCCGCAAGCGCAAGTGAGCTGACCCCCGCTCCTCCCGAACCCCTCCCCGGCCTCGCCGGGGAGGGGTTCGTCGTTTCCCCACCGTGAAACAACCTGTGCGTCTTGCGCATAGTGTGTGACACACACTATGGTGTGACGCATGGACGAGTTGACCCAGCAACACCTGCAGGAGCTGCGCCGCGGCACCGTCGTGCTCGCGTCACTGCTGAGCCTGCGCGAGCCGGGGTACGGCTACGGCCTGCTCGAGTCGCTGGCCGCGGCGGGCATCGCCGTGGACGGCAACACGCTCTACCCCCTGCTGCGACGCCTCGAGAAGCAGGGACTGCTCACCAGCGAGTGGAACACCGACGAGGCACGGCCGCGGAAGTTCTACCGCACGAGCGAAGCCGGGGAGCGCCTCACCGAGGCCCTGCTGGCCGACTGGCACGAGATCGACACCGCCCTGGGGCGGCTCACCTCCGGAGGAAGCTGATGACCACCACCCTGACCGACCGGTACGTCCACGCAGCCACCCGCTGGCTGCCGGGCAGCACCCGCACCGAGGTCGCCGCCGAGCTGCGCGAGCGGATCGGCGACACCGTCGCCGCCCGTGGCGGCACGCCCGACGCGGAGCGCGAGGCCCTCGAGGAGCTCGGCGACCCGCTGCGCGTGGCCGTCGACTACACGGGGCGCGAGCCCGTGCTCATCGGTCCTCGGCTGTTCTTCCCGTGGCTGCGTCTCACGACGATCCTCGTCGCGGTCGTGGCACCGATCGTCACCGCGGTCGTCGTCATCGTCGACGCATTCGACGGCGACCCGATCGGGTCGATCATCGGCGGCGGCGTGTGGATGATGCTCGAGATGATCGTGCACCTGGTCTTCTGGACGACCCTCGTGTTCGTGGTCCTGGAGTGGACGGGGACGAAGGCCGAGGTCGAGACCTGGTCGGTCGACCAGCTGCCCGAGACCGACGCGGGCGCCGGCACCGCCGACCTCGTCGCCGGGCTGGTCTTCCTGCCGATCTTCGCGGTTCTGATCGTGTGGCAGCACTTCGGCTCGCCGTTCTTCGCCGACGGCGAGCGGATCCCGATGGCCGACCCGGACCTGTGGTCCTGGTACCTGCCGCTCGTGCTGCTGACCCTGGCGCTCGAGCTGGGTCACCTGCTGTGGATCCACCGCACCGGCTGGACCTGGCCGGCGGCGTGGGCGAACCTCGGGCTCACCCTGATGTTCGCCGTGCCCACGATCGTGCTGCTGCTCGACGGGGCCATCGTGAACCCCGACCTCGTCACCCACCTGGGGTGGGACGCCGACGTCACGCAGAAGGCGATGAACGGGATCGCGGTGGGCGTGGGCCTGGTCAGCCTGTGGGAGGCGTTCGACGGCTTCCGCAAGGCGTACGCCCGCAGCCGCGGGTGAGCGTGCGCGGGGCGAGGGTCAGTAGCCCGAGCCCCGCGTCTGCGCGAGGTAGACCAGCGCGGCGACGGTGCCCAGCAGCGGCAGGATGCTGATCGGCTGGCGCACGACGATGTCGACGAAGATCGACAGCGGCAGGATCACCAGCCAGATGTTCTTGGGCAGCGTGCCGGCCATCTCGAAGTCGTACGGCTTGCGGCGGACGCAGTCGACCAGGGCGAAGACCTTGGTGCACATCAAGACCCACCAGATCAGTCCGGTCACGAAACCCATGGGGGGAAGACTACGGTGGGCACCACCCTGAGGTGGTGCCCACCGTGGATTCTCTGCGGGACGAGGTCAGGCCGAGGTGCTCGGCGCACCCGTGGACGACGTGGTCGTCGACGAGGTCGAGGCCTTCTTCGCCGGCGCCTTCTTCGCGGCGGCGGACTTCGTCGCCGTGGCCTTCTTGGCCGGCGTCGTCTTCTTGGCCGCGGAGGTCTTCTTGGCGGTCGCGGTGGAAGCGGACTTCGTGGCCGGCGCCTTCTTGGCCGTCGTGGACTTCGCGGTCGAGGCCTTCTTGGCGGTGGTGGACTTCGCCGCCGTCGACTTCTTCGCCGCGGTGGACTTCGCCGTCGACTTCTTGGCGGCGGTCTTCTTCGCCGCCGACTCCTTCTTCGCAGCGGTCGCGGCCGAGGTGCTCGACTTCTTGGCCGGCGTGGCCTTCTTCGTGCCGGTCGGCGCCGTGGCCTTGCGGATGCGGGCCGAGCTGGCGAACGACGCGGCAGCCGCGCCGGCGCTCTCGGTGGCGTCCTCGACGGCCTCGGCGGCCTTGCCGGTCAGGTCCTCGGCCTTGGCGGTGAGCTCGTCGATGATCTCCTCGGCCTTGCCCTTGAGGTCGTCGACCAGGTCGTCGGCCTTCTCACGGAAGTCGTCGACGGCGCTCTTGAGGTCGTCGACCTTGACGTCCTCGACCTTGCCGCGCAGCTCGGCGACGAAGGCCTCGGCGCGGGCCGAGAAGTCCTCGGCGGCCGTGCGGACGTCGTCGACGGTCAGGCTCTTGGCCAGGACGCGGAAAACGTCGCTCTTCTTCACGAGGTCGGAGTAGGCGGCCGTGGCCGAGCCGAGAGCGGTCTGCGCGAGGGTCTCGGCCTTCTTCTGCAGGGTGCTCACGTCGAAGCCCTTGACCGTGGACGGCAGGGCGGCGATGTCGTCCAGGATGGACTTGATCTGGGCGTTGATGGTGTCGGTGATGCTCATGGGTTCTCCTCGAGGTCTGCGGTTCCGACGAACGAACGGTAGATGTCCCGCAGCGCCGTCTTCTGGCGTGCGGTCAACCGCGGATCGCGGTCAATGGCGTCCTCGACCAGGGGCGCTCCCGACTGCTCGGCATCGAGGATGCCGGCGCGGACGTAGAGCGACTCGGCCGAGATCCTCAGTGCCTTCGCGATCTGCTGCAGCACCTCGGCGGACGGTTTGCGCAGACCTCGCTCGATCTGGCTGAGGTACGGATTCGAGACGTCCGCGAGCTCGGCCAGCTGTCGCAGCGACATCTGCGCCTGGGTGCGCTGGTCGCGCAGGTACTCGCCGAGCGACCCCACGGCCGACCCGACGCTTCCCGACACGTTCAGCTTTCCCATGTCTCCAGCGTGCTTGCAAAAGTTAGCATTTGCAAGCAAGTGTGATGCAACGGACACGACGGGGCGAAAAGACGTGAAACGGGTGGGGCTCGCGTTAGCCTGTGGTGGCCGATGTGCTCTCGGGCGGCCGCACCTTCGACCCAGCCCGCTTCTCCATGACCTCCTTGCTCCACCGGGCCCTGCTCGCGTTCGCCCTCACCGGCACCCTCCTCATCGCCCCCGCCGCCGCTGCGGACGCCGCCCCGAAGAAGCCCGCCAAGGTCACGAAGATCCGAGCGAAGACCAGCACGTCGACCCTCACGATCCACTGGGCGCGTCCCGCCCGCGCCAAGAAAGTCGCGATCTGCGTCAAGACCGCTCCGCGCGCGAGGTCCTGCATCCGCAAGGTCAAGACGCGCCGGAACTCCATCACGTTCCGGGCGCTGCGGCCCAACTCCGGCACCGACTTCTACTACCGCCTCACGTCCTACCGCGGGAAGTACAAGGCCGCCACGCGCTGGAAGAAGGCGAACCTGCGCGTCGGCAAGGGCACCGCGAACCGCGTCGTGGGCGGCCGTGGACACTACCTGTCGTACCACTGGTCGAAGGTCAGGAGCGCCTCGAGCTACGAGATCCAGCTGTCGACCAACCACCGCTTCAGCGGCCGGGTCGTCCAGGCGGGCCGCAAGGGCCTCGGCGCCAAGATCGACGGCCTCAACGGCGGCATGACCTACCACGCCCGGGTCCGTGGCGTGAACGGGAAGGTCAAGGGCGCGTGGGGTCCCGTCACGCGCACCAAGCTGGCCGCCGTCCCCTCGCGGGTCACCGTCGCGACGTACAACCTGTGCGGCGAGGACAGGTGCCGCAGTGCCGACAGCGGCGCGTGGTTCCTGCGCAACGTGCCGACGTGGGCCGTGCGCAAGCCGCTGGCCGGCGCGGTCGTCCGGTCGGGCTCCCCCGACGTCGTGGTGACGCAGGAGTCGGCGACCCGGACCGCCTTCCACACGCAACTGCCCGGCTTCACCCGCGGCGCCTACAAGAGCGCCAAGACGATCTACTTCCGGTCGTCGCGGTTCACCGCACTCGGCGGTGGCGGCCTCACGCTGGACTCCGCCACGGGCCGGTACGCCACGTGGAACCTGTTGCGCGACCGGAAGACCGGGACCGCCTTCATCGTCACCAACGCCCACCTCGAGCCGCACAAGGGCGCCGCTCGTGACGAGCTCCGCCTCAAGCAGACCGCGCGGCTGATCTCCAAGGTCAACGCCCTCAACCCGCACCGCCTCCCGGTGGTGTGGGGCGGGGACTTCAACTCGAACGAGTCGAACGCGAACCAGGACAACTACCCCGGTGGCTTCGACGCCCCCACCCAGCGCTTCGCGCGCCACGGCATCGTGAACTCGCTCGGCCTCGCCGGCTCGGCGATCAACGCCGAGTTGAACAGCGCGAACGCGGGTGTGCCGGTGCCGAAGTCGAACGGTCACCACGTCGACGCGATCTTCGTCCCGAGCTCGGGAATCACGGTCGAGGCGTGGTCCATGCCGGCGAACTTCATCCAGACCGAGACCGGCCGCGAGTACTCCACGCCGTTCCCGTCCGACCACAATCCCGTCGTCGCGAGGCTGGTCGTCGCGACCCCGTAGGATGCCCACGTGGCCGGTCTTTTTCGCTCCGTGTGCCTGGTGGGCGCGGGCGTCGCGCTGACCGGGTTCGCTGGCCTGCTGGCCGCCACCACCGACTCCGAGGGCCGCGGCCCGGTCGTCGAGCTGGCGGGGCTCGAGGAGCCGTACCTCAAGGTCACCTCGGTCGACGTCGATCCCCGCGAGGTGTCGCTGGCGTGGGCCGGCAACGGCAGCGAGTACCGGGTCAGCCTCGGCGAGGACCTGACCAAGCCCACGCGCACCCTCATCACCACCCAGCCGCAGGCGGTCCTGCCCGCGCCGGACGCCGCCGACCCCAAGGGCCGCGTGAGCTACCGCGTCGAGGCCGTCGACGAGGGAGACACCGAGATGGCGGTCGAGGGCACCGTCACGCTGCTGCCCCATGTGCCGGCGAAGCCGAAGGTGAAGCTCACGGCGCCCGACGGCGCGGTGCTGAAGTGGAAGCGCGCCGCCTACGCCACCACCTACGACGTCGCGGTGTCCCACTCCAAGCGCGAGCTGCCGCGCAAGGTCCGGCGCCTGAAGGAGGGCGGCACCGCCTTCGCCACCACCTCGCTCAAGCCCGAGAAGACCTACTACGTGCGCGTCCGTGCCGTCGGCGAGGCCGGCGTCAGCGAGTTCGGGCCGCCGATCAAGGTCACCACTCCCCCCGAGGCGTCGGAGTTCACGATCGGCTCGTGGAACATCTGCGCCGAGGCGTGCTCGGGCTTCGGCGGCCGCCGCGGCCCGCAGGCCGCGCAGGTCCACGCGGCCGAGGTCGACATCATGGCCGTCCAGGAGGCGGGCGGGAAGCGGGTCGGCCCCACCACGAACGCGGCCTTCAGCGGAGGCCCGCGCGGGCTCGTGATGGCCCAGGGCGGCGGCAACTCGCGCTACCTCTTCTACTCGCCGGAGAAGTTCAAGCAGCTCGCCGGCGGGCGCTGGTCCCTGGGCCACGGCCGCTGGGCCACGTGGGCGCGTCTGGAGGACAGGGAGACCGAGCGGCCGTTCGTCGTCGTCAGCGTCCACCTGCTCAGCGGCCACAACAAGACCGGCCAGCGCGCCTCCGAGATGCGCACCCTGATGGGTGGCCTCGCCTCGGTCAATCCCGCGGGCGATCCCGTCGTGCTGGCCGGCGACTTCAACTCGGGAACGCACCGCAACGGCGACACCGTCGGCCCGATCGTGCGCGCGAACGGGTACCGCGACTCCGTCGAGGTCGCCGAGGAGACCGAGAACGCCCAGGTCAACACCGGCAGCCGCCGCGGCGACTCGGCGATCATGTCCGCCGACCACGTCGACCACATCTACGTGTCCGACCAGTGGGCCGTCCCGGCGTGGAAGCAGTGGGCGAGCCTGAGCGGCACCACCTACGTCGGACCGTGGCTGTCCGACCACAACATGATCGGCGCCACCGTGGCCCTCGAGCGCGACGACGAGGAGCTCGTGAAGGAGCCCAGCGAGGTCGTCACCGTGCCCGCGGAGATCGACGAGGACGTCGCGCCGGGCACGCTCAACTGACGCTCGGCCCTGTCCTCATGGCGAAAACGATGTGACTGAAGTGACATCCGGCGGTTAGGCTCTCGACCATGCGTCTTCGCCTGCTCGCCTGTTCCGTGATCGCCGTCCTCACCGCGGCCACGCTCGGCACGCCCGCGGAGGCGGCCTCCAAGACGCCCGGCGGGGTCGGCCTGGTGTCGGTCACCGGCGCCGCCACGTACGAGTCCGGGGGCAAGAAGTACGCCAAGGTCTCGATCACCTGGCCGAAGGCCACGCGAGCCAAGAAGTACCAGGTCTTCGCCGCGGGCTCCCGCGCCGGAGTCCTGAAGGCCAAGAAGGCCCGCGTCACCACGAAGTCCCGGCGGGCGACGATCACGAAGCTGCGCCGCAACCGCACCGTCTGGATCCAAGTGCGTGCCGTGAACGGCTCCAAGGCCGGCAAGCGGTCGGCCCGCATCGCCCGCGTGACCCCCGCCGCATCGAAGTCCCTCAGCACCAAGCGGTACCCCGCCTACAAGCTGATGAGCTACAACGTCTGCTCGAACGCGTGCAGCCGCTGGAGCTCGCGGATGCCCCTCGTGGTCCGGGAGGTCCAGCGGATCAGGCCCGACGTCCTGGCCGTCCAGGAGGCCAGCCAGTGGAAGGGCGCCCAGATCCCCGGCTACACCGAGACCCTCGGTGGCAAGGACAACCGCATCTTCTACCGCACCGCCGCCTTCGAGCAGGTGACGCAGCGACTGTCGGCCACCCAGCAGTCGTCCGAGTGCGAGACCACGTGGGACCCGGTCGCGAGGAAGGACGTGCGGGTCGAGCCGTGCGTCCTGCCGCTCGACGGCGTCGCCGAGCCCGAGGGCAAGGACGCGCCCTGGACGGTCCTGCGCCACCGGGCCAGCGGCCAGGCCGCGGTCTTCGTGGGCGTGCACCTCAAGGTCGACGAGGCCCGCTCGAACGCCGGAGTCCGCGCCTCCCAGACCTCGAAGATCTTCTCCGACCTCAACGGCCAGCTCGCCTGGTGGGGCAAGCGGATGCACAACCTGCCCGTCGTCCTGATCGGTGACTTCAACACGAACCGCAGTCGCGCCGGCAACAGCCGGCTCGAGTCCGTGATGCACGCGAACGGCTTCTACGACGCCTACGAGCAGGCCCGCTCGGTGTCGCGCCAGCACTTCAACACCGCCAACCCGCGCTGGTCCACCCAGCCCGTCGTCGGTGTGACGTGGGGCGACCACGTGGACAAGGTCTGGGTGCGCCCCGGCCGGTCGCGCGTGGTGCAGTGGGCCAACGTGGGCCTGATGTCCGGCGGCCGCTTCGTGGCCCCGCTGCCCTCGGACCACCACCCGCTGCTGGTGCGCGCCCAGATCTCCTGACCCGGGCGCGCCGGCCTCAGCCCTTCTTGTGGCGGGGCTTCTTGTCCTTCGCGTCGGGCTTGGAGTACGGCTTGCCCGCGCCCTTGGCGTAGGGCTTCGACGGCGGACGCTTGCGGTCGCCGCCGGGACGGCCCGCGTCGGGCTGGATGTCGATCTTGCGGCCCGAGATGCGGGTGCCGGCCAGCTGGTC from Aeromicrobium phoceense encodes:
- a CDS encoding endonuclease/exonuclease/phosphatase family protein — protein: MAGLFRSVCLVGAGVALTGFAGLLAATTDSEGRGPVVELAGLEEPYLKVTSVDVDPREVSLAWAGNGSEYRVSLGEDLTKPTRTLITTQPQAVLPAPDAADPKGRVSYRVEAVDEGDTEMAVEGTVTLLPHVPAKPKVKLTAPDGAVLKWKRAAYATTYDVAVSHSKRELPRKVRRLKEGGTAFATTSLKPEKTYYVRVRAVGEAGVSEFGPPIKVTTPPEASEFTIGSWNICAEACSGFGGRRGPQAAQVHAAEVDIMAVQEAGGKRVGPTTNAAFSGGPRGLVMAQGGGNSRYLFYSPEKFKQLAGGRWSLGHGRWATWARLEDRETERPFVVVSVHLLSGHNKTGQRASEMRTLMGGLASVNPAGDPVVLAGDFNSGTHRNGDTVGPIVRANGYRDSVEVAEETENAQVNTGSRRGDSAIMSADHVDHIYVSDQWAVPAWKQWASLSGTTYVGPWLSDHNMIGATVALERDDEELVKEPSEVVTVPAEIDEDVAPGTLN
- a CDS encoding endonuclease/exonuclease/phosphatase family protein, translating into MRLRLLACSVIAVLTAATLGTPAEAASKTPGGVGLVSVTGAATYESGGKKYAKVSITWPKATRAKKYQVFAAGSRAGVLKAKKARVTTKSRRATITKLRRNRTVWIQVRAVNGSKAGKRSARIARVTPAASKSLSTKRYPAYKLMSYNVCSNACSRWSSRMPLVVREVQRIRPDVLAVQEASQWKGAQIPGYTETLGGKDNRIFYRTAAFEQVTQRLSATQQSSECETTWDPVARKDVRVEPCVLPLDGVAEPEGKDAPWTVLRHRASGQAAVFVGVHLKVDEARSNAGVRASQTSKIFSDLNGQLAWWGKRMHNLPVVLIGDFNTNRSRAGNSRLESVMHANGFYDAYEQARSVSRQHFNTANPRWSTQPVVGVTWGDHVDKVWVRPGRSRVVQWANVGLMSGGRFVAPLPSDHHPLLVRAQIS